A region of Streptomyces halobius DNA encodes the following proteins:
- a CDS encoding enoyl-CoA hydratase/isomerase family protein: MVEDFKALRVIPEGPVLKVQLNSPETGNAVSGLLLDELLAVLGALPDEPGVRVLILSGAGADFSLGGDRKEFTELLAADPGGAELRVLAAKARRVCDALATANAVTIARLHGGVIGAGLALSLFCDLRAGADNCRFRMPELALGMPPAWGGALPRLLNETGAARIRELVLTGDSFDAAKAAELSILHKVVPEEKLDDAIRLWTRPLVRRSATALRTAKVMMNAYAGANRLADATLFDAELMTSVLAAAESARRR, from the coding sequence GTGGTCGAAGACTTCAAGGCCCTCCGCGTCATCCCCGAGGGGCCGGTCCTCAAGGTGCAGCTGAACAGCCCGGAGACCGGGAACGCCGTCTCCGGCCTGCTCCTTGACGAACTCCTCGCCGTGCTGGGCGCTTTGCCGGACGAGCCCGGTGTACGCGTACTGATCCTCTCCGGAGCGGGGGCCGACTTCAGCCTGGGCGGCGACCGCAAGGAGTTCACCGAGCTGCTCGCCGCCGACCCCGGGGGAGCGGAGCTGCGGGTGCTCGCGGCCAAGGCACGCCGGGTCTGCGACGCCCTGGCGACTGCCAACGCCGTCACCATCGCCCGGCTGCACGGCGGGGTGATCGGCGCGGGGCTGGCCCTGTCGCTCTTCTGCGACCTGCGGGCCGGGGCGGACAACTGCCGCTTCCGGATGCCGGAGCTCGCCCTCGGTATGCCGCCCGCCTGGGGTGGCGCGCTGCCACGGCTGCTCAACGAGACGGGCGCTGCACGGATCCGCGAGCTGGTCCTCACCGGTGACAGCTTCGACGCGGCCAAGGCGGCCGAGTTGTCCATCCTCCACAAGGTCGTGCCCGAGGAGAAGCTGGACGACGCGATCAGACTGTGGACCAGACCGCTGGTCCGCAGGTCCGCCACGGCCCTGCGGACCGCCAAGGTGATGATGAACGCGTACGCGGGAGCCAACCGCCTCGCGGACGCCACCCTGTTCGACGCGGAGCTGATGACATCCGTGCTGGCCGCGGCCGAGTCCGCGCGGCGCCGCTGA
- a CDS encoding cytochrome P450, giving the protein MQPALASPIVDRRAVISLFSRLRTASGQANPLPVYAELRSMGDVVPAPWGGYLITSYGLCDQVLRDKAWQVPDSAWRARQGDGTRWGARSSREMSRTMPALNGAQHTRVRRSVGNMFDRKTLPLLKISIGKTVEELLDRLTVELRNGEADFSAIVSEELPMSAIGGWLHLPSADYPLLRSLAHDQVFTQELLPSASQLARSDAATDQLEAYFRALVQERRRSPGDDPVSHWLRTWDELESDREAADEAVYLLALLVFLAAPETTSALLSTMMWLLLEHPLQMGWLRAHPQHIPEAVEEVLRYDSPNHVISRIAPADTTLAGVPIEKDRMVHLMVGAANHDPAHHIDPHIFDVRRKAGHLSFSGGIHYCLGAQLARLEATTLLTGVLRRLPGLSVSAAPVWAPRVGFRRIMELRITAS; this is encoded by the coding sequence GTGCAGCCCGCCCTGGCCTCCCCAATTGTTGATCGGCGTGCGGTGATTTCGCTCTTCTCTCGTCTGCGGACGGCGAGCGGCCAGGCGAATCCCTTGCCTGTCTATGCGGAACTCAGGTCCATGGGGGACGTGGTTCCGGCTCCGTGGGGCGGGTACCTGATCACCTCTTACGGCCTGTGTGACCAGGTGTTAAGGGATAAGGCTTGGCAGGTACCGGACAGTGCATGGCGGGCTCGGCAGGGTGACGGGACGCGCTGGGGGGCGCGTTCGTCACGCGAAATGAGCAGAACCATGCCCGCGCTCAATGGGGCGCAGCACACCCGGGTGCGCCGCTCGGTGGGGAACATGTTCGACCGGAAAACTCTGCCTTTGCTGAAGATTTCGATCGGGAAAACGGTGGAGGAACTTCTCGACCGGCTCACCGTGGAATTGCGGAACGGCGAGGCCGATTTCAGCGCGATTGTCAGCGAAGAACTGCCGATGAGCGCGATCGGCGGATGGCTGCACCTTCCGTCCGCCGATTACCCCCTGCTGCGGTCACTCGCCCACGACCAGGTGTTCACCCAGGAGCTGCTGCCCTCGGCGAGCCAGCTCGCGCGTTCCGACGCGGCGACCGATCAACTGGAGGCGTACTTCAGAGCGTTGGTGCAGGAACGTCGCAGGTCGCCCGGTGACGATCCGGTCTCGCATTGGCTCCGGACCTGGGACGAACTGGAATCCGACCGGGAGGCGGCCGACGAAGCCGTTTACCTCCTCGCGCTTCTGGTCTTCCTGGCCGCGCCGGAGACCACGTCGGCCCTGCTGTCCACCATGATGTGGCTGCTCCTGGAACACCCGCTCCAGATGGGCTGGCTGCGCGCGCATCCGCAGCACATACCGGAGGCGGTCGAGGAGGTGCTGCGCTATGACTCCCCGAACCATGTGATCAGTCGGATCGCCCCCGCCGACACCACCCTCGCCGGAGTGCCCATCGAGAAGGACCGGATGGTGCATCTCATGGTCGGTGCCGCCAACCACGATCCGGCCCACCATATCGATCCGCATATTTTCGATGTCCGCCGCAAGGCCGGCCATCTGAGCTTCAGTGGCGGAATCCACTACTGCCTGGGCGCGCAGCTGGCGCGTCTGGAAGCGACGACACTGCTGACCGGGGTGCTCAGACGCCTGCCCGGCCTCAGTGTCAGCGCCGCCCCGGTCTGGGCGCCACGTGTGGGCTTCCGGCGCATCATGGAGCTGCGGATCACCGCTTCTTGA
- a CDS encoding cytochrome P450: MQSHSEFQGPPPGCPAHTDGERVPLHGPEFAAAPEAFYEHLRQYGAGAPVELAPGVEATLVTDYAAALRVLQNPDAFARDSRRWRALNEGQVPLDSPVLPMMMYRPNSMFSDGAEHLRLRQAVTDSLARIDMHRMSRHVDRVASYLIEQFSSRGKADLISDYAQWLPLLVFNDLFGCPAEIGDRLVFGFSGIFDGVDAEKANEVLTESLFELVALKRAHPGDDVTSWLMAHQANLSDEEMIHQLVLLIGAGAEPMQNIISSALRLLLCDENYAGGQHSAGVLVDDAINDVLWNSPPIANYATHYPVQDVEIAGTKLTAGDPVVISFAAANTDPNLSVGRQTLSKRAHLAWGAGPHACPAKDPALLISVRAIEKLLNILPDIELGVPEESLTWRPGPFHRALNALPARFTPVPGERRLAAPAPAGDRGVETASPQGGSGKSRKNSWWSGFLSWWKV; encoded by the coding sequence ATGCAATCTCACTCGGAATTCCAGGGCCCGCCACCGGGCTGCCCCGCACACACCGACGGCGAGCGCGTCCCGCTGCACGGGCCCGAATTCGCCGCCGCTCCCGAGGCGTTCTACGAGCATCTGCGGCAGTACGGTGCCGGCGCCCCCGTCGAACTGGCGCCCGGAGTGGAGGCGACCCTGGTCACGGACTACGCCGCGGCGCTGCGGGTGCTGCAGAATCCCGATGCCTTCGCGCGGGATTCCCGGCGGTGGCGGGCTCTGAACGAGGGGCAGGTTCCTTTGGACAGCCCGGTCCTGCCCATGATGATGTACCGACCGAACAGCATGTTCTCCGACGGCGCCGAGCATTTGCGGTTGCGCCAGGCGGTGACGGACAGCCTGGCCCGGATCGATATGCACCGGATGAGCCGGCATGTCGACCGCGTCGCCTCGTATCTCATCGAGCAGTTCAGCAGCCGGGGCAAGGCCGATCTGATATCCGACTATGCGCAATGGCTGCCGCTGCTGGTCTTCAATGACCTCTTCGGCTGCCCGGCCGAAATCGGTGACCGGCTGGTCTTCGGTTTCTCCGGCATTTTCGACGGGGTCGACGCGGAAAAGGCGAACGAGGTCCTGACGGAGTCGCTGTTCGAGCTGGTTGCGCTGAAGCGTGCCCATCCCGGCGATGACGTCACCTCGTGGCTGATGGCCCATCAGGCCAACCTGTCCGACGAGGAGATGATCCATCAGCTGGTGCTGCTCATCGGAGCGGGCGCCGAGCCGATGCAGAACATCATCTCCAGTGCCCTGCGACTGCTGCTGTGCGACGAGAACTACGCGGGAGGCCAGCACTCGGCCGGTGTCCTGGTCGACGACGCCATCAATGACGTGCTGTGGAACAGCCCGCCGATCGCCAACTACGCGACGCACTACCCTGTGCAGGACGTGGAGATCGCCGGCACCAAGCTGACCGCCGGCGACCCCGTGGTGATCAGCTTCGCCGCGGCCAACACCGACCCGAACCTGTCCGTGGGCCGACAGACGCTCAGCAAGCGGGCGCACCTCGCCTGGGGAGCCGGCCCGCACGCCTGCCCCGCCAAGGACCCGGCCCTGCTGATCTCGGTCCGGGCCATCGAGAAGCTTCTCAACATCCTGCCGGACATCGAACTGGGCGTGCCCGAGGAGAGCTTGACGTGGCGTCCTGGGCCGTTCCACCGGGCGCTCAACGCGCTGCCCGCCCGCTTCACCCCGGTGCCGGGCGAACGGCGGCTGGCCGCTCCCGCTCCGGCCGGCGACCGTGGGGTCGAGACTGCCTCGCCCCAAGGCGGCTCCGGCAAATCGCGGAAGAATAGTTGGTGGAGTGGTTTCCTCAGCTGGTGGAAGGTGTGA
- a CDS encoding GTP-binding protein, with translation MGSRLALDDGVYLRNSVQTAAKILVVGHFAVGKTTFIGTMSEIPPLRTEEVMTQAGEGIDDLKEVPGKTTTTVAMDFGRLTLSEKLVLYLFGTPGQQRFVQVWEDMTRGALGALVLVDPARLADSFPVMDLVEQYGIPYAIAVNRFDGSPDHEIEEIREALDLLPETPVVNCDVRDQQSSADSLIVLVRYLQSRLN, from the coding sequence ATGGGCTCCAGGCTCGCTTTGGATGACGGCGTGTACCTGCGCAATTCGGTGCAGACCGCGGCCAAGATCCTTGTGGTCGGGCATTTCGCCGTGGGCAAGACGACGTTCATCGGAACGATGTCCGAGATTCCCCCGCTGCGTACCGAAGAGGTCATGACGCAGGCCGGCGAGGGCATTGACGACCTGAAAGAGGTTCCCGGCAAGACCACGACGACGGTCGCCATGGACTTCGGCCGTCTCACCCTCAGCGAGAAACTGGTCCTCTACTTGTTCGGAACGCCCGGTCAGCAGCGCTTCGTTCAGGTGTGGGAGGACATGACCCGCGGGGCACTGGGCGCACTGGTACTGGTCGATCCCGCCCGTCTTGCGGATTCGTTTCCTGTCATGGACCTGGTGGAACAGTACGGAATCCCCTACGCCATCGCCGTGAACCGGTTCGACGGGAGCCCGGACCACGAGATCGAAGAGATCCGCGAGGCGCTGGACCTGCTCCCCGAGACGCCCGTCGTCAACTGCGATGTACGGGACCAGCAGTCGTCGGCGGATTCCCTGATCGTGCTCGTCCGTTATCTACAGTCCCGCCTCAACTAG
- a CDS encoding DUF742 domain-containing protein — protein sequence MTPSDEPELEHEAAELVRPYVITNGRELPDDSEFSLITLVTVHQNPPRTKPLDPEKLRVIELCSGGFLSVAEIAGHTRLPVGVAKILVSDLTEEGHLCTRAPIPSAQLVDRQILEEVLNGLQARFG from the coding sequence ATGACGCCCTCGGACGAACCGGAGCTGGAACACGAAGCCGCGGAATTAGTACGGCCGTACGTCATCACCAACGGCCGTGAACTTCCAGATGACAGTGAATTCTCGCTGATCACGCTGGTCACAGTGCACCAGAACCCTCCCAGGACCAAACCTCTCGACCCGGAGAAGCTCCGCGTTATCGAGCTGTGTTCGGGAGGTTTTCTCTCGGTCGCCGAGATCGCCGGACACACACGGCTGCCCGTGGGTGTCGCCAAGATTCTGGTGTCCGATCTCACCGAGGAAGGACACCTCTGTACGCGTGCGCCGATACCGAGCGCCCAGCTCGTCGACAGGCAAATCCTTGAGGAGGTGCTGAATGGGCTCCAGGCTCGCTTTGGATGA
- a CDS encoding roadblock/LC7 domain-containing protein produces the protein MNYDLSWMLDSALEVPEAQHAILVSADGLLMARSKDVGRDHADTVAAAMSGMQSLSRTVADFCRDSGNRPQWRQTLVEFDHGWVFLISAGEGAYLAVSASPDVDMAEISFRMQQLVGQLGKALTSPPRERADIQP, from the coding sequence GTGAACTACGATCTGTCGTGGATGCTTGACAGTGCTCTGGAAGTGCCCGAAGCGCAGCACGCCATTCTGGTTTCCGCCGACGGGCTCCTCATGGCCCGGTCCAAGGATGTCGGCCGGGACCACGCAGATACCGTTGCCGCCGCGATGAGCGGTATGCAGTCGTTGAGCCGTACCGTCGCCGACTTCTGCCGGGACAGCGGCAATCGGCCGCAGTGGCGTCAGACGCTGGTCGAATTCGACCATGGTTGGGTCTTTCTCATTTCGGCCGGCGAGGGCGCCTATCTCGCTGTCTCGGCGTCGCCCGACGTCGACATGGCGGAGATATCGTTCCGGATGCAGCAGCTGGTCGGACAGCTCGGCAAGGCATTGACCAGCCCGCCTCGCGAGAGGGCCGATATCCAACCATGA
- a CDS encoding ATP-binding protein: MTPYFQDPALWGLIAGTPVAAAAIIQGRRKIAELRREKGELKQRYTTLEEHYAEAVEEAKDRAEEATKNTLKAAMRTLQGLASEQQLIISKMQEKYGDHQFLQDLLDVDHMNSQFARRAQSIAVLCDGWLGRRRTAASLYDVVRSAKGRIRHFTRVEIRSQSNFAIVSRAVEPVALTLAELLDNATSYSAPETVIEINIRPVPKGVCIVVDDAGVGMNEEEKAKAAELLSGEGARGVSSLGNPPQFGFTVIGVLAARYGFSVSVDSTSPYGGVRAVVLLPDGLLTSLHEPEESPAVAASVPMPPEENNSGSAAPAAPLDSATTAGGLPKRRRRGAISIVPAEAGSATDPVRDSAQTASVMGAFQRGTQSGRRSTNASSEGHEVQ; this comes from the coding sequence ATGACGCCATACTTCCAGGATCCAGCGCTCTGGGGTTTGATCGCTGGTACCCCTGTCGCCGCAGCCGCGATCATTCAGGGCAGAAGAAAGATCGCGGAGCTACGCAGAGAAAAGGGTGAGCTCAAGCAGCGTTACACCACCCTGGAGGAGCATTACGCGGAGGCCGTGGAGGAGGCCAAGGACCGCGCCGAAGAGGCCACGAAGAATACGCTGAAGGCCGCCATGCGGACGCTTCAGGGCCTGGCGAGTGAGCAGCAGCTGATCATTTCCAAGATGCAGGAAAAGTACGGCGATCACCAATTCCTGCAGGACCTTCTCGACGTCGACCACATGAACTCGCAGTTCGCGCGGCGGGCCCAGTCCATCGCCGTCCTCTGCGACGGATGGCTCGGTCGGCGGCGCACCGCGGCCTCGCTCTATGACGTGGTCCGCAGCGCGAAGGGCCGTATCCGCCACTTCACGCGTGTCGAGATCCGTTCCCAGAGTAATTTCGCCATCGTGAGCCGTGCCGTGGAACCGGTCGCGCTCACCCTCGCCGAGCTGCTGGACAATGCCACCAGCTACTCGGCGCCGGAAACGGTCATCGAGATCAATATTCGTCCGGTGCCCAAGGGCGTCTGCATCGTCGTCGACGACGCGGGTGTCGGCATGAACGAGGAAGAGAAGGCCAAGGCCGCCGAGCTGCTGTCTGGCGAGGGGGCACGGGGCGTGTCCAGCCTCGGCAATCCGCCGCAGTTCGGATTCACCGTCATCGGTGTGCTCGCCGCCCGCTACGGATTCAGCGTGTCCGTGGATTCCACCTCGCCCTACGGCGGCGTGCGCGCGGTCGTGCTGCTCCCCGACGGCCTTCTGACGTCCCTGCACGAGCCCGAGGAGAGTCCTGCCGTGGCCGCGTCCGTCCCGATGCCGCCCGAGGAGAACAATTCCGGTTCCGCGGCTCCCGCGGCGCCCCTGGATTCCGCGACCACGGCCGGCGGACTGCCCAAGCGCCGTCGGCGCGGTGCTATTTCCATCGTGCCGGCCGAGGCCGGGAGCGCCACAGACCCGGTCCGCGACAGCGCGCAGACCGCCTCGGTCATGGGCGCATTCCAACGGGGGACGCAGTCGGGCCGTCGTTCCACCAATGCAAGCAGTGAAGGGCATGAGGTTCAGTGA
- a CDS encoding ATP-binding protein produces MSAWADRGSLPNVVGRAVEHERVSELLAGAPLITLTGAAGVGKSVLARTVLDEHAARHGGTIVRVGCWDGLSADGLTAALVRAAGLDTLRRDTTQAVARPAARPGPYDTVRCEADAPTGQGGRPSAPDDTGDTAVAELAAHCVRRRATLLLDDCDPLLDTCAGLVRRLLRAEPALRIVATARRALGLAVERVVDLAPLPVTWGEGIAGPAVELLAARTGPAAPELLVAICEALEGSPLAIGLAAEQLDRMSLPQLAAQAGADGPLFWSGPAPTARHTSLHAAHAAGYALCSPVDRRVWARLSVLPGDFDPWLAGCVCASSDVPAAAVDAALERLALASVLERVREAGGPPEDSGVVLPPRYRLPRAARDFGRTRLREAGEEFSALRRFRQACAALAAEAQIAWQGTGQQLAVRLVEDEQHHLDAALTRPPQDADDALSALEIAVSLWFRWAACGFRREGRAHLDRLLLLSRDDTPLRARALWLAGWLAAQEHSLATAEALLGQAWTAAVMHADSDGLARIAHAHGVLALYRDDTPAAVACLEEAAQHTSKDPWFGPGPAHSWALLAIALAPVDADRATAAARRAWEVRYSDGDFWLYSTVLYARALTERAHGRPESALRVCRKALAAKKLIGDPLFIAGVRNILAGLQREVRDGLSAPDSDAHIRWWRRAGSDARPAPFFSRLRAGS; encoded by the coding sequence ATGAGCGCGTGGGCCGATCGCGGGTCACTGCCCAACGTGGTGGGACGGGCCGTTGAGCACGAGCGGGTGTCCGAGCTGCTGGCCGGCGCCCCGCTGATCACACTCACCGGAGCCGCCGGGGTGGGCAAGAGTGTCCTGGCCCGCACCGTCCTGGACGAACACGCCGCACGGCACGGCGGCACGATCGTCCGGGTCGGCTGCTGGGATGGCCTGTCGGCGGACGGTCTGACCGCAGCCCTGGTCCGCGCGGCGGGCCTGGACACCCTCCGCCGTGACACCACGCAGGCCGTCGCCCGGCCCGCCGCCCGCCCGGGTCCGTACGACACGGTGCGCTGCGAAGCGGACGCCCCCACCGGCCAAGGCGGCCGGCCATCGGCCCCGGACGATACGGGCGATACGGCCGTCGCGGAGCTCGCCGCGCACTGTGTACGACGCCGGGCGACGCTCCTGCTGGACGACTGCGACCCGCTGCTCGACACGTGCGCGGGGCTGGTGCGGCGGCTGCTGCGGGCCGAGCCGGCGCTGCGGATCGTGGCAACCGCGCGCCGTGCTCTGGGGCTGGCCGTGGAGCGCGTCGTCGATCTCGCGCCGCTCCCGGTGACCTGGGGCGAGGGGATCGCCGGCCCGGCCGTGGAGCTGCTGGCGGCCCGGACCGGGCCCGCGGCACCGGAGTTGCTGGTGGCCATCTGCGAAGCGCTGGAGGGCTCGCCGCTGGCGATCGGGCTGGCCGCCGAGCAGTTGGACCGGATGTCGCTGCCGCAGCTCGCGGCGCAGGCGGGCGCGGACGGTCCGCTGTTCTGGTCCGGTCCCGCCCCGACCGCCCGGCACACCTCGCTCCACGCGGCGCACGCCGCGGGCTACGCTCTCTGCTCACCCGTCGACCGTCGGGTGTGGGCGCGGCTCTCGGTGCTTCCCGGGGACTTCGATCCCTGGCTCGCGGGGTGCGTATGTGCGAGCAGTGACGTTCCTGCAGCGGCCGTCGACGCCGCACTGGAACGGCTCGCGCTGGCCTCCGTCCTGGAACGCGTACGGGAGGCCGGCGGCCCTCCCGAGGACTCCGGGGTCGTACTGCCGCCGCGCTACCGGCTCCCGCGCGCCGCCCGGGACTTCGGGCGGACGCGGCTGCGCGAGGCGGGCGAGGAGTTCTCGGCGCTCCGCCGGTTCCGGCAGGCGTGCGCGGCGCTCGCCGCCGAGGCGCAGATCGCTTGGCAGGGCACTGGCCAACAGCTCGCGGTGCGCCTGGTCGAGGACGAGCAGCACCACCTCGACGCGGCGCTGACCCGGCCTCCGCAGGACGCGGACGACGCACTCAGCGCGCTGGAGATCGCGGTCTCCCTGTGGTTCCGGTGGGCGGCGTGCGGCTTCCGCCGCGAAGGACGCGCGCACCTCGACCGGCTGCTGCTGCTCTCCCGGGACGACACCCCGCTCCGGGCGCGGGCGCTGTGGCTGGCGGGCTGGCTCGCGGCGCAGGAGCACTCGCTCGCCACGGCGGAGGCACTGCTGGGCCAGGCGTGGACGGCGGCCGTGATGCATGCCGACTCCGACGGGCTGGCCCGTATCGCGCATGCCCACGGCGTGCTGGCGCTGTACCGCGACGACACCCCGGCGGCGGTTGCCTGCCTGGAGGAAGCCGCCCAGCATACCTCCAAGGACCCCTGGTTCGGCCCCGGGCCCGCCCACAGTTGGGCGCTGCTGGCCATCGCGCTCGCACCGGTCGACGCCGACCGGGCGACGGCAGCCGCCCGCCGCGCCTGGGAAGTCCGGTACTCCGACGGGGACTTCTGGCTCTACTCGACCGTCCTGTACGCCCGCGCCCTCACCGAACGGGCCCACGGACGGCCGGAGTCGGCCCTGCGCGTCTGCCGTAAGGCACTGGCGGCCAAGAAGCTCATCGGCGACCCGCTGTTCATCGCGGGGGTGCGCAACATACTGGCCGGACTGCAGCGCGAGGTCCGCGACGGCCTGTCGGCGCCGGACAGCGACGCACATATCCGGTGGTGGCGGCGCGCCGGTTCCGACGCCCGCCCGGCACCGTTCTTCTCACGGCTTCGAGCGGGCTCGTAA
- a CDS encoding DedA family protein yields MHIQEWLETVPALSVYLLVGVVIGLESLGIPLPGEIVLVSAAILAATQDHINPVVLGACASAGAIIGDSIGYLIGRKGGKPLLNWAGRKFPKHFGPDQVAMAESKFDKWGMWAVFFGRFVALLRIFAGPLSGVLKMPYWKFLIANVLGGIVWAGGTTALIYSVGIVAEQWLKRFSWLGLVAALLFGVASFIIMKRRAAKAAAEREVVEEAPVGATVD; encoded by the coding sequence TTGCATATCCAGGAGTGGCTGGAGACCGTACCGGCGTTGAGCGTCTACCTCCTGGTGGGGGTGGTCATCGGGCTGGAGAGCCTGGGCATTCCGCTGCCCGGTGAAATCGTCCTCGTCAGTGCGGCGATTCTCGCCGCGACCCAGGACCACATCAATCCCGTCGTGCTGGGCGCCTGTGCCTCCGCCGGCGCGATCATCGGTGACTCCATCGGGTATCTGATCGGACGCAAGGGGGGCAAGCCGCTGCTCAACTGGGCCGGCCGCAAGTTCCCCAAGCACTTCGGACCGGATCAGGTCGCGATGGCGGAGTCGAAGTTCGACAAGTGGGGCATGTGGGCGGTCTTCTTCGGCCGCTTCGTCGCGCTGCTGCGGATCTTCGCCGGACCGCTCTCCGGTGTCCTGAAGATGCCGTACTGGAAGTTCCTGATCGCCAACGTCCTCGGCGGCATCGTCTGGGCCGGCGGCACCACCGCGCTCATCTACAGCGTCGGTATCGTCGCCGAGCAGTGGCTCAAGCGCTTCTCCTGGCTCGGGCTGGTCGCCGCCCTGCTGTTCGGCGTCGCCTCGTTCATCATCATGAAGCGCCGTGCGGCGAAGGCGGCCGCCGAGCGTGAGGTGGTGGAGGAGGCGCCGGTCGGCGCGACGGTCGACTGA
- a CDS encoding DUF4442 domain-containing protein, translating to MSSETLPSIGEMMSASVPMVRTLNLEFTETTAERAVVRMPDQPDYHNHVGGPHAGAMFTLAESASGAIVMAAFGSELGRAVPLAVRAEIGYKKLAMGPVTATAELGRPAAEVIADLDAGERPEFPVNVAITREDGAVTGEMTIIWTLRPHS from the coding sequence ATGTCCTCTGAGACCCTGCCGTCGATCGGCGAGATGATGTCGGCATCCGTGCCGATGGTGCGCACCCTGAACCTTGAGTTCACCGAGACCACCGCCGAGCGCGCCGTGGTCCGTATGCCCGACCAGCCCGACTACCACAACCACGTCGGCGGCCCGCACGCCGGAGCCATGTTCACCCTCGCCGAGTCGGCGAGCGGCGCGATCGTGATGGCGGCCTTCGGCAGCGAGCTCGGCCGCGCGGTACCACTGGCCGTTCGCGCCGAGATCGGCTACAAGAAGCTGGCCATGGGGCCGGTCACCGCCACCGCGGAGCTGGGCCGCCCGGCGGCCGAGGTGATAGCCGATCTCGATGCCGGGGAGCGCCCCGAGTTCCCCGTGAATGTCGCGATCACCCGTGAAGACGGCGCGGTCACCGGCGAGATGACCATCATCTGGACGCTGCGTCCCCATAGCTGA
- a CDS encoding spermidine synthase encodes MPDVDRPRAWLLTVDGAPQSYVDLDTPTHLEFEYIRRLAHVLDEAAASGEPLDVLHLGGGGLTLPRYLAATRPRSRQDVVDADQALLCLVMEHLPLPDGSGIGVCAQDARTALEAAPEASADVIVADVFGGSRVPAHLTSVEYAHAAARVLRPDGLYAANLADSAPFGFLRGQLANFATVFDHLALIAEPSVLRGRRFGNAVLLASRAELPVAALARRVAGDAFPARVEHGRSLRRLIADAAPVRDAEAGASPVPPDDSFSIG; translated from the coding sequence ATGCCGGACGTCGACCGCCCCCGCGCGTGGCTGCTGACGGTGGACGGCGCGCCTCAGTCCTACGTCGACCTCGACACGCCCACGCACCTGGAATTCGAGTACATACGCCGCCTCGCCCACGTCCTCGACGAGGCGGCGGCCTCCGGAGAGCCGCTCGACGTGCTGCACCTGGGCGGCGGAGGGCTGACCCTGCCGCGCTATCTGGCCGCCACCCGCCCGCGCTCCCGGCAGGACGTCGTCGACGCCGACCAGGCACTGCTCTGCCTGGTGATGGAACACCTCCCGCTGCCCGACGGCTCCGGCATCGGGGTGTGCGCACAGGACGCCCGTACGGCGCTGGAAGCGGCGCCGGAGGCCAGCGCCGATGTCATCGTCGCGGACGTCTTCGGCGGCTCGCGCGTCCCCGCCCACCTCACCTCGGTCGAGTACGCGCACGCCGCCGCCCGGGTGCTGCGCCCGGACGGCCTCTACGCCGCGAACCTCGCCGACAGCGCGCCGTTCGGCTTTCTGCGCGGCCAACTCGCCAATTTCGCCACGGTCTTCGACCATCTCGCGCTGATCGCCGAGCCCTCCGTCCTGCGCGGCCGCCGCTTCGGCAACGCCGTGCTGCTCGCCTCGCGCGCGGAGCTGCCGGTCGCCGCGCTGGCCCGGCGGGTCGCGGGTGACGCATTCCCGGCCCGGGTCGAGCACGGCAGGTCGCTACGGCGGCTGATCGCGGACGCCGCCCCCGTACGGGACGCGGAGGCGGGGGCTTCCCCGGTGCCGCCGGACGATTCCTTCAGCATCGGCTAA